The genomic window gtcaacagTTCCAGCTCTTTTGTTTGTGTTAGTCGTCattaatttggttttattttgatttatatgtaaccccattcgttCAGCTGCTGCTACTAGTTCGGTTAGGATTTCTACAGTTCTcgccctggttcttgttataatgtccacatCGTCTGCAAATATGCTAGAATTTATACTGATCTATTAAATATTGTTCCTGTGctatctatgtattcagtgattgtaataatttatctactgtacaacaggaactaatactcaatcgagaaaagaggaaaagatttttaatacagtggaacctcgattatccgtctctccattaactgtcacctctgttaaccgtcagggtccgtacataAGTTTTATTGGCCACATAAGCaaaaattgagtcatcaattcattttgtatgagcattgcgataagccaaacgaatgGTTAATTTATGACGAGGATGCAAACAGCTATCGATTGCTAACAGATGATGAAATCATTGAAATTTCAACAGAGGGGGAcgaaacagattcagaagctgacacagactgaGTTTGACGGTGGCGACGTCGATGATGCTATTACAACTGACAAAGATTTGAAGAAGCTGGGGGAAAAAGCTAGATTTGAGTAAGGAAGCTAGAGAAACAACATGGCACGTGCaacaattcatcgagtggtattctcaacgAAGCAGTGAAGaggaagccaataaagtagattgcatgatcttacgccgattaagaaattcagccgttgcaaaatgtgaagcaccagtaaaacaaacaaaggtTTTAGAATATTTTAATGTTCTGTTATCCGTCTTtccgattatccgtcatacccttggtctgGTGCCCTGACTGATAATCGAGGTTTCACtgtaatatattgttactatgaaacgtttacaattttgaacatctttaacaacaaaatacttggatcactgaatatacctatcctggtgtattctctggttgaatcttccataaataatcaacaataaataactttttattaagttcacgtcttaaatcaattatttatcaaaaatacactattctccttttcatgaacatttttcagtgcgtcacaaattatagaaaaaaaggtaagtccgtgataatacacatttatgacatttattctaacgtgacattttagttaaatctgacagttgtcaaattttattttcaatttggaataaaaccaaatcaattgtgtctattgcatttataaaatggtattttctttcatttgtatagtcttataaattgtacagattatattgataatattattattttatttaataaataattcttttttgattatggcgccatctatcgacaactagaataatcaccgaactagaataattaccgaagtattcccagacgtgcctttttttctgtcacatacaatttaatgcgttagagagaaatcgaaaaactgtgacgcactgaaagatgatcatgagaaaaagaatatcaatattattaatcaacaactcaaaatattcctgatgccatgtcaaatatttaaaattgtcactgtcttgtcagcatatattctattcgactcagtgcattgtacgacaaagatagcgaatgttcaccacggacatggtgtccattgttttcgaatcctgaaaaaactaataaatatttttaagaaatttaaacgcagaatgaaagactaaattattatcgaaggccgaaagtcccttagaataaataaaatgtttcttttgaacaagatatttaaaattaaaaatcacactacattttttcttttagttttacACCCATGTAACtaattaatataaacattatagaagtttacAGGGACCTTTGGCcttcggtaagaacgtaatctttcattctgcgtttaaatttttcaaaaatacttattagttttctcaggactcaaaaaaaatgaatcccatttaaatagtattgaagccgaaagttcgtacccatccccttaaggaAAATTGTAAACAAAATAGCAAGTCCGTAAataaacattacattacatatttcTCCATATGTAACAACAGTGGATATTGTGCAACAGTAGGTATACTGCTGGTAAATCAGCCATATCAGTTGATACAAATTTCAGGTTTGTAGAAATTCTACCTCTTACTACACTGGTACTCATGATATAGGTATGCTTACCTCATCTTGTGACCTTTTAAAATTCTCAATACTGAATGCATACACAGTTACTTCTCTGATACCCAGCTCTCGGCACCAATTTAAACATTCAGCAAGTTTTTCAAAACCTTTGGAATGGCCTTCTGCTTTCTGGACATTTGTCTTTTTAGCAAATCTTCTATTGCCATCCATGATAATTGCAATGTGTTGTGGCACAGGTCCATATTTCAAAACTTTGATACAAAACTTTTGGAAACTAGTTAAATTGTTTTGGCCTAACCAAGACATGTTGGAAATCTATAGTCATACACTCCAATAACACGTTGATAGATTAACACATACACGTAATGGATAATGGTGATAACATCACCAACAATACTTATATTCTTAAATTAATGGATAATACTATGGACAAAAAACTTAAATGATAATGATCTTAACCTAATGTTTTAACCTGACTTCTTGAACTTGACAGTGACAGATACATTTGCCAGCCATTTATATTTATCACACAACTGTTGGTCTTATGGTGCTTACGTGTACGTGCTTTTCAAACAGAAGAATTGACGGTACTAACTAAcctatctttttttttaaattgatattattttatattaggCCAAAAGTACCATGATTTAAAATGTAAGGAAAAGTAACTTGTGTTAATTATTGAAATTAGTTCAATCTAATtctattagattttttaaagttGAAATAGTCAATACAATTATTATGTACATTCCAAAATAATGGAACATGATAGTCCAAGAGCCCAAAAAAACTGCAAACTGTCTCCAGGTTTAGAATTTCCCATCATTTTTACAGAAGATAATGAAATATACAAGATAAAAGCTACTTTTAATGGTTTCTCTGTAAAAATAGATGAAACTGAAGATAACAAAAAAGTTGTTGGTATGGGCTATTTTGGCAAAGGGAATTTTTCAAGAAGTTACCCAATATTCAACAATAATGGCAGACATAGTATTCTGAGGGACCGTCAGTATCAAATACGACAGTACTGGGGACAAGCTAACCAGAGTAAAGAGACAGATGTATTTGTAGTGCCAGATTCCGATGACGAATATGAGAAATATTTTAATGAACTTGAACCTAAGTGTGTGAAAGATACATCTGGATTGGAAGAAGTAGTTTTCTTAGGGTTAGAAGAAGCATTTTTTCTCTCACACTGTGTGGAAGTGCTAGAAATTTCTCATAACTCCTGTGTTTTGAACTCTGAGAAATTGTGGTCTTTATTTACAGACACTGATTTATACTTTCCATATAATTATGCAGTATATAACTATTTTCGAGCAAAGAATTGGGTAGTAAAACCAGGAATTAAATTTGGAGGTGATTTTGGTATGTATATAAAACATTCCTTAACATATAAGCAATGGATGAGCCACTCAGAGGAAAAGTGGTATAGGTAACTCACTACAAACATTTGTTGGTGAAATGGTATTTTTCTAATTGCAATCAAATTCAATCATTGCAATTTGGCATCCCATACTTATAAATTTCAACAAATTCTTGTCAATAATCCGTCACAATTGGCTCAGTTAGTATTACTGAGATTTTTTAGTTTGTTAACATGCAAAATCTTTCATTTACCAAAAGTTAAGTTACATGCAGTTATACCACTATTTCTCTAAGCTGCTCAGATATaagggagcatccataaactacaTCATAGAGAAGAGGAAGGGGGACATTCTTATTACAATGGTATATGACAGGTGGGAGGAAAGGCATAAGTGCACATCCGATACTAGCTTCTACCAGAGGGCAGTGTTATTCCAATAACAGATAGTTACTTATCATCGCCATCAGACCCAAACCTATTAAATACCTATACTATTAAATATGTATGTACATATGAGGTTTGGCTCTGACGATGACATTATGGTTCAGTACATTGGTGGAGAAAGATGGCTTTGCAATTTGTTTGTGACCTCTCTTACCACCCTacaaaaacagacacttctaaatataacaggagccttgaaacTCTAGAtcattcataaaaataacatgtgtttttacttaataacaggcggcagctggtttgtcattactttcatgcgtggaagagaatgatgcgagataaaaagtatgtgctttatctcaccaggtattaatgacacacgggtaaagactcgcggactcaactgtatctaCGGTTACAATGTAATACAAAAGTTATCTATATCTATTATCTCTATCTCTATTACTCGAGCCAAGAGTACACAAAACCTTACCCAAGAATGAGCCAAAGGTTGCAAAGAAATCTATGTTGTCATATTGATTGGCTAGTGTAGCAGTTCTTGAAATGAAGTTGTTAAATCCATAGTAAGTTCGATGTATAGGGTAATGGAAACTAGATATAGATCTGGTAGGTATAGATGGAAcatgtatattaattttattgagCAAAGAAGAGGCAGCAGCTCTACCATGCAGAATATTGTAAAAGGTAATAAAATCCCTCTTCTTATGACGCATAGAAATGGGTGGCATATTTAATGTAGCAAGTAAATCTGCGTCATTGTAGTTAGCTTCGTTAGAGGCTATCACCCCTCCACTGGAATTACATACTTCAgtggtagcctttatgaccattcTGAGACTCAAAACAACCAATAATTAGAGGcagaattatgtattgaatataCACACAAACACTACTGTGAATAGGTATATTTaaggaatccatctttatgataAACTCGGATATGATGACacctaatcttcactgagaagattaaaaCAATTATTGTACCATCCATGGAACAAAAggtcccaaatattaatgggtACTTAATAtagttcactgatggatctaaaactgcatCTGGTACTGAATTACTATTCTTTGGGCAAACATgcaactataataaatcttataGCCTACAACCGtattccaggctgaagtttttgctttggaaGACCCTatagctaagagaatcaacatttacacagatagccaggCTGCTATCTGTCTTCTAGGTGTCTTTAATACTGGTGCCAGGTCATGAGGATGGGAATGAATGGACAAGTAGATATGTTTTCTAAACAAGGTTTGAGAGAAAGTTTTGAAGGCACAGAATCTTTTtatggcatcactaaagatgctacaaaaaatgaggttcagaaatggcttataaggaatcatcaaaagaaatggagaGCAGCTCAaaggcaaatccagactaaaaaaataatcacgAATATTGATAAGAAAAACTCTCTCGATcaatttgatgaacctcaataaatgAGAGATCAAAACAGTCACTGAAATGGTGCCTGGACATAGCTATTTAAGCAACCActagggattgcaatccagcagcattttcaatccagctggatttttgcaagatggGCTGAATCCAGCGtggatccagcaaaatgtggaatcaaaataaaaacacgattttaatgttttttttttatctgtatgctaaatttttaaacaacagaaacatgaattatttagttttttgaaagtgatACATAGGCCTTACCTActtcgcacagaactgcacatatagcTGGTTGCGGAAAAAGCCCTTCCGGCCTCTGTTctggtcggttttaaggtcatcaaatagtcatagaccatTGACAAACGATCGCCTTCTCCTTCAGTCTCATAAACCgccatttccttttccaaaatcttttcgtaatTTTTTTGAGACccagttttttttttttgctataaatgttttctctttctcgttttaattcaatctcaagttcttgttccaaagtaaaattcacgggctccggattagttggcccatcttcttccattatatcttgcactggttccacagttacttgtttatttatatatttttttttttcccataatcatcactacgatgatgattattacaattacaatctggtcatacttgaccaatgagcaattttaatctaacctaaattattactgttccttaaaattaagagcttgccccatagcgtctcttatctacaggagcgtcatttgaaattttgtttggggggggcaagcactatatatacaatacattatatatgatgttatgatgaatattgatgtattttttgtaaatttcagtcattttttagggccaggggggggcaaatgcccccccctggacgtccaaatgacgcccctgcttatctaacctaacaaaatagtgcactattctagcatacacactaacgcgcacaagcactatgctctgcttttcactatcacctatcacttaaactagttcataaggttttgtcctcttcagtcttctaacttgcccaatagtatcgaggagctggattgcctcaatattctcgtgcatgtgaagtcgttgctcgtgacttcctgccatcttcttgatgattatttccacagtttccattcctaggtccttatggagatcactgtttgtaacataccaaggagcatctacaatatttcttagtattttgttctggaatctttgtattactgttatattacttggtctagtacacccccatagtgggcatccataagtccatacaggtctcaatatttgtttgtaaattagtaacttattatgcatcgacagtgtggagtttcttccaattagccaatacatttttttatatcttatatttagttcttccctttttttcttaacgtgcaccttccagcgtagttttgcatctaatgttatacccaaatacttagcagtatctgcatatggtacttggatattgctgattataactggtatatattgtatttttttgttggtgaaattaacatggacagatttagcttcatttagcctgattctccatttttgtgtccacttatagatttggttaactgctatttggaccttgttggtcgcctcttcacttgtcgtccctactgcttgaatagctgtatcatcagcaaaggtggcaACTGTGTTGTTTTCCATTACAGGTATATCACACGTGTATAGTAGGTATAGGACCGGACCCAACACActgccttgtggaacacctgctctaatttcttttaagtctgaaaaacagtcttcttgcttaattctaaaatgtcgtccttttatgtatgactgtaaaagttttgagtactgtataggtaaaaaacattttagtttgtatgttaaaccttcatgccagactttatcaaaagcctgtgcagcatcaagaaatacagttgaacagactttcttttcttctagggatctttcgataacatttgtgattctgtgcacctggtcaattgttgaatgcttatttctaaatccgaattgatgtgtcggtatcaaattccttgcttcaataattggttttattcgcttaaggagcagtttctcaaacagcttcgatattacaggaagcagagatatcggtctgtatgacgaaacctcatgtgctggttttcctggtttaggaatcataatgacttccgccatcttccatatcattggtacatattttaatctgaatGCACCGTTAAAGAGGTTTGTTAGTTTTACGATAGCTCTTCGGGGAAGATTTTTCAACAGCTCACCCGTAATTAGATCATAGCCCGGAGCTTTCTTCGGATTaatattttcccttatttcttcaagtacttcttttggtgtagttagcctaatttcttcctctaattgaacaggttcctcccatctttcttcatccccttgaggttcatttggtttgaatgtattttcaagatgtatggcaaatagctctgctttttgtgcactacttctggcccagttaccattttctagtttaataggaggagagtgcataataggtcttttcagtcttttagtagctttccataaggaataatctgtactaccgtcatctgttagctcctgtaagtaagaattaatcgagtcattctttaattgtaggatagttcttttgagttgttgacttgcacgatttagtttagtcttatcttgaggagaccttgtttgttgccagattcttctcagttttcttttttcaattatcatGTTCCTTATTTCCTTTGGATAATTATTTCCTTTTAGCCTAGGTTTCAGCGTAGGAGTGTTTTCCCATGCTGCTTGCTGGATATTGTTCACCAACAATTCTGCTTCTTTATCTAATTGCTCTGCGTTTTGTATTGGTACACTTAGATTTATTCTCTCTTCAAGGCTTAGCTTAAAACTATCCCAATCCGTCCATTTATTTGTTAATGTGGggttactttgttttttaataatcctGTCACTCATGGTTAGTACTATAGGGGAATGATCAGAATTTAAGTCCCAACAGTCATCAATGTCTATGAAATTAGTTGAAATATTCTTAATAATAAAGAAGTCTATTAAATCAGGGGTCTTGTTTCTATCCGTAGGCCAGTAGGTTGGTATACCAGTTGATAGTGCTTCACACCTCTGTTCTTTAATGGCTAACAAAAGCTCCTTTCCCTTAGTAGTAGTGATTCTAGAGCCCCAGTGTGTGTtctttgcattgaagtcaccTCCAATAATGAACCTTTCCCCTAAGCTTTTCAAGAATTCATTATACTGCTCTTTTTTAATGGAATGTTTAGGTGGGCAGTATATTGaacttatatttattttaaaagttttagtttttatgTGTACTGTAGTGGCTtgaatatgttcagttttatatTCCAACTCTTCATGATGACATATATTATCCTTTATGATGATTGCACTGCCTCCTTTGGCCGCATTGTCAGGGTGTATTGTATGATATACCTTTTATCCTTTAAATTTGATGTAGGATTGATTTGTGAAATGCGTTTCAGAGACAAGaaacaaatcaattttttcgatGTTAAGGATTGCTTGTAGTTCTTGTTGATGATTAAGCAACCCGTTGGCATTCCATGCGACAATTCTAAGATCATTAGCCATTTCTTACCTTTGGAATAGCACCTTGAGCTCTATATTCCAGGGAAGTGAccctttcatttaattttttcaacTCCTATAATATCATTTGTAGGGTTTGTTCTGTTTCTTTTTCAATCTCTGTTGTTTTTTGGTATTTATCATTCTGATAATTTTCATTGTGACCTTTTGTTACCGCACTATATGTCTTATTACTAGTAACTTTCTGTGCTTGTTTTCTTTCACCAGCATTTGACTTGGTTTCAGTTGACCTTCTGTCTGGAGGGTGTGGCAAATTCGTCTTTTTCAGAcctctgttttttattttctgcatTTCCTTTGCGACGATACATCCTCGGTAGTTGGCAGGATGGTTTTCGCCACAATGGACACATTTTGGTTTAACATTTTCAGGTTTGTCGCAATCTTTAGTAAGATGTTTCTTTGTGCATTTAACACACCTTGGCCCTCTAGCACAGAACTTCCATGTGTGACCATATGCTTGACATCGTTTGCATTGCGGTATTAGTTTGGAATTTTTAAAAGGCTGAATTTCAACTTTTGTTCCTAGGATGTCCGTTATCCCATATATTTTGTTGATATCTTCGTCTGGTTTGAAGGTTAACATAAACATGTCTAATGGCTGTTTGGTTTGCCACTTTAGCTTTTTAACTGCGTCTATGGCTTTATAGCCTCTTTTTTGCAgatcttcaacaattttttgggACGAGCAAGTGTGATGTaatctctttactataacttttaTCGGCCTTTCTTGTTTGTTTTCGTATGAGTGATATTGGATATTTTCCTCTCTTAAagcttttattaattttctgtACTCTTCACCGTCTTGTACATTAACTTTTATCACTTCACTATTCACCAGTTTAGTAGTGAAGTTTGTTATCTTCGATTTAAGGAAGTTATATAGGACTTCATATTCTTTGAAGCCTTCCACTACCACAGGTGGAGGCATTTTGGCTTTCCTAACTGCAGTTTCTTTGGAGCTATGTTTTTGTGGTGAGATGTATGGTGAAGTATCCATCTTACGTTTCTTACTGGCTCTTGATTGAACCCTAATCCACTCTGTCTCCTTAGCGAGCTCTTCTTCATCTGTTAAATATtctatttcattttctttttcagtTAAATTAACTTTTGTTGCCAACTCTGTATATTGAGATTTTAACTGTGCTAGTTCTCTTTCAAGTATGCTTACTGTATCACACAATTTGGTTTTGTGGCTCTCGGCAGCTTTCCAAGCATTAAATAGAGTCTGTTCGTTTTGCGACCTTTTATAATTTTCTTCAAAAAGCGCCTGGTTCACTTGCATAATCATATTTTGGTTGGCTTCTGCCATTGGTTCCTGTGTGTCAAGCACAGGCTGCTGGTTGTAAGCCATATTTACaataattcatataaataaacaatttgactaatttaataattattgtttgaagGACTggcctattttatttttatttataacacaTGCGATAAAAACGATAAAAACATACATAGCGATAGCAGGCCTGTCCAGTCCCACTTTGCGGAGACAAGACCTGCTCTcaacttttgttgttattgtTTTTCTATTGTATACTAATTGCAGATACTAATAAATTATATTCAAATAAAAGAACGGCTTACCGCTTTTATACTGATTTCGTTTCACTACAGAATAGAGTCACATTCACGTGCTTCTCTTCCGACAGTCAATCGAATACTAGTCTAGCAGTTCTTGAAATGAAGTTGTTAAATCCATAGTAAGTTCGATGTATAGGGTAATGGAAACTAGATATAGATCTGGTAGGTATAGATGGAAcatgtatattaattttattgagCAAAGAAGAAGCAGCAGCTCTACCATGCAGAATATTGTAAAAGGTAATAAAATCCCTCTTCTTATGACGCATAGAAATGGGTGGCATATTTAATGTAGCAAGTAAATCTGCGTCATTGTAGTTAGCTTCGTTAGAGGCTATCACCCCTCCACTGGAATTACATACTTCAgtggtagcctttatgaccattcTGAGACTCAAAACAACCAATAATTAGAGGcagaattatgtattgaatataCACACAAACACTACTGTGAATAGGTATATTTaaggaatccatctttatgataAACTCGGATATGATGACacctaa from Diabrotica virgifera virgifera chromosome 5, PGI_DIABVI_V3a includes these protein-coding regions:
- the LOC114341201 gene encoding tRNA-splicing endonuclease subunit Sen2, with protein sequence MEHDSPRAQKNCKLSPGLEFPIIFTEDNEIYKIKATFNGFSVKIDETEDNKKVVGMGYFGKGNFSRSYPIFNNNGRHSILRDRQYQIRQYWGQANQSKETDVFVVPDSDDEYEKYFNELEPKCVKDTSGLEEVVFLGLEEAFFLSHCVEVLEISHNSCVLNSEKLWSLFTDTDLYFPYNYAVYNYFRAKNWVVKPGIKFGGDFVLYKQGPMFYHASYVVVVDVLNNKLQRIQELCRRPLENTSLLCLNRLCQTAGKQLMVCQLKLDESNCISYDNLRNVTIKEILFKRKTNHDC